A genomic region of Zygotorulaspora mrakii chromosome 7, complete sequence contains the following coding sequences:
- the RSE1 gene encoding U2 snRNP complex subunit RSE1 (similar to Saccharomyces cerevisiae RSE1 (YML049C); ancestral locus Anc_1.497), with protein MLVRDSELYLYHLALKRQSNYIHSCTGHFIDEVNSVAVKEARPARRVKDLQLCIATETHLELYDVSEGSLKKLATIDIFATITCMRSFHAENHANSFLAITSDSGNLSIVRFERRVRVDDGDDSIILRTLMNEPLSRSGIRRLSPISRIEVDLYGRCLFLSAIEKNKLCFVLNTNNDDRTLAIQSPLEANRPNMLTLDTAACDVQYENPCFASIEIDTADNNEVHLVFYVLDLGLNHIVKRADFKIETSANFIMGLPSLSKYGISSLNSATKESAYDEDDINPFVLIGFDDYILVKDMNGFYNLKVQIPKRKSQLKLKVSIIAHALQTLKKDFFVLLQSNTGDLFKFKVFPEKSDGNRPQISISYFDSIPLAESLHIFKNGYLFANSEYCHNYLFQFESLGEEEERTGNVVTSLEPTKKLNLEQSDTLRNLRVVQKMKNLNPLLSGGALSSSPLTISTCSSDNPSFYVNGVNFNHVISSQLPGGAKSIWTVRMPAEKYHKLLFISYPKSTMILRIEDGSIEELSTTGNPFRLKGDSTVLVHSIGKRSIIQVCENEVRQIIFNDENQLSSCKLEWFPPAGIKVVSAACTQYQLAIGLSNGEIVYFEMDRLLPEDSLHELQNRIEVDEIITSMSMLSGLRSDWLAVGSEQSTVKIFSLKSSNADEFLEVLALQTFAAPVNDVKLISNEQNIELHAGLQNGMYCSSKVNSRDGEIVDIKTKLLGIDPVSISLLDSIFFDDLVAGLGEEEEEEEEDDNDDGEINKQERMKEEWDTGTLKSCLVLHSSKTWVSYNLESLLYVRPVINRTNNPILTKVTNFTAANVKLNGYCALNASGALIIGKLTDIVTRQNWFQDYELALSGDKEEDQEEDESDLEDEEEGSTLKVPAYRTKKIIKIADSKGLMIYVQNSINENRTRVIITKGEKVCSADTTKESFQLLENIRTATACITKFSTNVNHLVIASTGGKLYTYILHTSASERNVEPSFRLKLLHETIISDCIHAMTPFLDTLLVPLFGNLVLFGLGKKQLLKKSISATTPSITNITALATWKNERLAVGDNRESVTLFLFDREEYLFKAVADDTVKRHVTVLKFLDESTIIGGDKFSNIWTLRLAMEYEKKIETNFPHALNRLQDVPSLKNKAPNIMECPYKLSLMNHFFINDIPTEIQVLESIQLSDRPAIIYLGLQGTIGCLVPLLSKSEIIQLKKIEDIISSADEKFFFEQEMQNSKKEAADIDDGQGFRTLRTQRQKIPEGAYSIVGRDHSKYRGYYTPRRNVIDGDLCESFLSLSFTEQTFLCKDQQGVEIANIKKRINSVRMNYM; from the coding sequence ATGCTTGTTAGAGATTCAGAATTATATTTATATCATTTGGCGCTGAAACGCCAATCGAATTACATTCATTCATGCACCGGACATTTTATCGATGAGGTGAACAGTGTAGCTGTTAAGGAAGCCAGACCTGCAAGACGAGTTAAAGACTTGCAGCTATGTATTGCTACCGAGACCCACTTGGAGCTATATGACGTGTCTGAGGGTTCACTGAAAAAGCTAGCAACTATCGATATATTTGCTACCATCACATGCATGAGATCCTTTCATGCCGAGAACCATGCGAACTCTTTTCTGGCGATAACGTCAGACTCAGGGAATTTAAGCATAGTTCGATTTGAGCGCAGGGTAAGAGTCGATGACGGCGATGACTCGATCATCTTAAGGACGCTTATGAATGAGCCATTGAGCAGATCTGGTATACGAAGACTTTCCCCCATATCTCGAATAGAGGTAGATCTTTATGGAAGATGCCTATTTCTGTCTGcgattgaaaaaaacaagctGTGCTTTGTGCTCAATACCAACAACGATGACCGCACTTTGGCTATTCAGTCGCCTTTGGAAGCCAACAGGCCTAATATGTTAACTTTAGATACTGCTGCATGCGATGTTCAGTATGAGAATCCTTGCTTTGCATCTATCGAGATAGACACTGCGGATAATAATGAAGTTCACTTAGTCTTTTATGTATTGGACCTGGGCCTTAATCATATCGTAAAAAGAgcagatttcaaaattgagaCATCTGCAAATTTTATCATGGGACTGCCGTCATTGTCTAAATATGGCATTAGTAGCCTCAATTCTGCAACAAAAGAATCAGCttatgatgaagatgatataAACCCTTTTGTTTTGATCGGGTTTGATGATTATATACTAGTCAAGGATATGAACGGTTTCTacaatttgaaagttcAAATCCCTAAGAGAAAAAGTCAACTTAAATTAAAAGTTTCAATTATTGCGCATGCTTTGCAAACACTGAAGAAAGATTTCTTCGTTCTTTTACAATCTAATACCGGCGATCTGTTCAAGTTCAAAGTTTTTCCAGAAAAATCTGATGGTAATAGACCGCAAATTTCGATATCCTACTTTGATTCCATTCCTCTGGCTGAGAGCTTACATATATTTAAAAATGGTTATCTTTTTGCGAACTCAGAGTATTGCCACAATTacttatttcaatttgagaGTCTTGGGGAAGAGGAGGAAAGGACCGGTAATGTAGTGACTTCACTTGAGCCAACGAAAAAGTTAAATTTAGAACAATCTGACACTTTGAGGAATTTGAGAGTagttcaaaagatgaagaactTGAATCCATTACTTTCTGGGGGGGCTCTTAGTAGTTCACCACTGACAATTTCTACCTGCTCAAGTGATAATCCAAGTTTTTATGTAAATGGTGTCAACTTCAATCATGTCATCTCATCACAGCTCCCTGGCGGTGCAAAAAGTATATGGACTGTCCGTATGCCAGCGGAAAAATATCACAAGCTTCTTTTTATAAGCTATCCGAAATCCACCATGATTTTGAGAATAGAGGACGGCAGTATTGAAGAACTCTCAACGACCGGCAATCCATTCCGGTTAAAGGGTGATAGCACTGTACTTGTCCACAGTATCGGAAAACGATCAATAATTCAAGTTTGTGAAAATGAGGTTCGGCAAATAATATTCAATGATGAGAATCAACTTTCGTCGTGCAAATTGGAGTGGTTTCCTCCAGCTGGTATAAAGGTGGTTTCAGCAGCCTGTACGCAATATCAGCTTGCCATTGGTTTATCAAACGGTGAGATAGTATATTTTGAGATGGATAGGCTATTGCCCGAAGACAGCTTACATGAATTACAAAATAGGATtgaagttgatgaaatCATCACGAGTATGTCAATGTTATCTGGGTTGAGAAGCGACTGGCTAGCAGTTGGATCTGAACAATCAACtgtaaaaattttctccTTGAAGAGTTCCAACGCAGACGAATTTCTTGAAGTGCTTGCGCTGCAGACCTTTGCTGCACCTGTAAACGACGTGAAACTCATTTCCAATGAACAGAATATAGAGTTGCATGCTGGTCTACAGAATGGTATGTACTGCAGTTCAAAAGTTAACAGCCGTGACGGCGAGATAGTTGACATCAAAACCAAACTACTCGGTATCGATCCAGTTTCTATCTCTCTCTTAGACTCGATCTTCTTTGACGATTTAGTTGCAGGATTAggagaggaagaggaagaggaagaagaagacgataatgatgatggtgaAATAAACAAACAGGAACgaatgaaagaagaatggGATACAGGTACATTAAAATCATGTCTCGTCCTTCACAGCTCGAAAACCTGGGTGAGCTATAACCTGGAATCACTGCTTTACGTGAGGCCCGTGATAAACCGGACGAACAATCCGATATTGACAAAGGTGACTAATTTCACAGCGGCAAATGTTAAATTGAATGGTTATTGCGCGTTAAATGCATCTGGTGCATTAATCATAGGTAAACTCACTGATATAGTTACTCGACAAAACTGGTTTCAGGACTACGAATTAGCGCTCTCTGGCGATAAAGAGGAAGaccaagaagaagatgaaagcGATCttgaggatgaagaagaagggTCTACTTTGAAAGTGCCAGCTTAcagaacaaagaaaatcatcaaaattgcGGATAGCAAAGGGCTAATGATATACGTTCAGAATTCAATAAATGAGAACCGAACTCGCGTTATCATTACAAAAGGCGAAAAGGTTTGCAGCGCAGACACTACAAAGGAAAGTTTCCAACTGCTTGAAAATATTAGAACTGCAACTGCATGTATCACTAAATTTTCCACAAATGTTAATCACCTCGTGATTGCTTCAACAGGCGGAAAGTTATATACCTATATTCTCCACACTAGTGCGAGCGAACGAAATGTCGAGCCTTCCTTTCGCTTGAAGCTCCTTCATGAAACAATAATATCAGACTGCATTCATGCAATGACCCCATTTCTTGATACTCTTCTGGTACCACTGTTTGGTAACCTTGTGCTTTTCGGACTAGGGAAAAAgcagcttttgaaaaagtccATCTCTGCTACAACTCCTTCAATTACCAATATTACAGCTCTGGCAACttggaaaaatgaaagactTGCTGTAGGTGATAATAGAGAATCTGTGACCCTTTTTTTATTCGACCGGGAAGAGTATCTCTTCAAAGCGGTGGCAGATGATACTGTCAAAAGACACGTTACCGTTTTGAAGTTCCTTGATGAAAGTACTATAATTGGTGGAGATAAATTTAGTAATATCTGGACATTAAGACTGGCGATGGAAtacgagaaaaaaatcgagACGAATTTTCCTCATGCTCTAAACAGGTTACAAGACGTGCCATCGCTAAAAAACAAGGCTCCAAATATCATGGAATGCCCATATAAGTTAAGTCTGATGaatcactttttcattaatgaCATTCCTACTGAAATCCAGGTCTTAGAGTCGATACAGCTATCCGATCGACCAGCTATAATATATTTGGGATTGCAAGGTACTATTGGTTGTCTGGTTCCGCTATTATCCAAATCTGAGATTATTcagttaaaaaaaattgaggatATAATAAGCTCTGCCGATGagaaattcttttttgagcAAGAAATGCAGAATTCCAAGAAAGAGGCAGCTGACATTGACGATGGCCAAGGCTTTCGAACGTTAAGAACGCAGCGACAGAAAATACCTGAGGGCGCATATTCCATTGTTGGAAGAGATCATTCTAAATACAGAGGGTATTATACACCTCGGCGAAACGTAATCGATGGTGATCTCTGCGAAAGCTTTCTGAGCTTATCGTTTACTGAGCAGACATTCCTATGCAAGGATCAACAAGGGGTGGAAATTGCTAACATTAAAAAACGCATCAATAGCGTTAGAATGAACTATATGTGA